A portion of the Rhinopithecus roxellana isolate Shanxi Qingling chromosome 19, ASM756505v1, whole genome shotgun sequence genome contains these proteins:
- the LOC104681449 gene encoding CMT1A duplicated region transcript 15 protein-like isoform X2, producing MFSCCFPTSRGCCFRNGGSESLFRRCRRRLIPHPRRLWPFVRRRTQVPQGSPGQALAGQATPEIPSGLHLHIVPVQEEIQEPMEAQAQAPGPYAEIGALPAPAVEPEPAWEDTPPERALELEGAPAKDQPNEELTEIMAMLEGIKRRLRGRILVAPPAPRGGLLQAWMSVCNWASRLFAPVVLPRTGS from the exons ATGTTCTCGTGTTGCTTCCCCACTTCCAGAGGCTGCTGCTTCAGGAATGGAGGGAGTGAGAGCCTTTTCCGACGATGCCGAAGAAGGCTCATCCCTCACCCCAGACGCCTGTGGCCCTTTGTAAGAAGGCGCACCCAGGTACCACAGGGCAGCCCAGGCCAGGCCCTCGCAGGCCAGGCCACACCAGAGATCCCATCGGGGCTGCATCTGCACATTGTCCCTGTCCAGGAGGAGATTCAGGAGCCCATGGAGGCGCAGGCACAAG cTCCTGGTCCATATGCAGAAATAGGAGCACTTCCAGCACCAGCTGTTGAGCCAGAGCCAGCATGGGAAGACACCCCTCCAGAGAGAGCACTGGAGCTGGAGGGAGCTCCGGCCAAGGACCAGCCCAATGAGGAGCTGACTGAAATCATG GCGATGCTTGAGGGCATTAAAAGAAGGCTGAGAGGAAGAATTCTAGTAGCTCCTCCTGCACCCAGAGGCGGCCTCCTCCAGGCATGGATGTCTGTCTGCAACTGGGCATCCAGGCTGTTTGCCCCTGTCGTGCTGCCCAGGACAGGCTCTTAA
- the LOC104681449 gene encoding CMT1A duplicated region transcript 15 protein-like protein isoform X1, producing the protein MFSCCFPTSRGCCFRNGGSESLFRRCRRRLIPHPRRLWPFVRRRTQVPQGSPGQALAGQATPEIPSGLHLHIVPVQEEIQEPMEAQAQAPGPYAEIGALPAPAVEPEPAWEDTPPERALELEGAPAKDQPNEELTEIMAPTVATGLSPTTENVAVERSRREGVTNTAPASSSHAAPSPGLGGKHGDGDQGFEPGLLYLAGERLVSFTRAVVLLLQVLFILLLLVGSICVQAMLEGIKRRLRGRILVAPPAPRGGLLQAWMSVCNWASRLFAPVVLPRTGS; encoded by the exons ATGTTCTCGTGTTGCTTCCCCACTTCCAGAGGCTGCTGCTTCAGGAATGGAGGGAGTGAGAGCCTTTTCCGACGATGCCGAAGAAGGCTCATCCCTCACCCCAGACGCCTGTGGCCCTTTGTAAGAAGGCGCACCCAGGTACCACAGGGCAGCCCAGGCCAGGCCCTCGCAGGCCAGGCCACACCAGAGATCCCATCGGGGCTGCATCTGCACATTGTCCCTGTCCAGGAGGAGATTCAGGAGCCCATGGAGGCGCAGGCACAAG cTCCTGGTCCATATGCAGAAATAGGAGCACTTCCAGCACCAGCTGTTGAGCCAGAGCCAGCATGGGAAGACACCCCTCCAGAGAGAGCACTGGAGCTGGAGGGAGCTCCGGCCAAGGACCAGCCCAATGAGGAGCTGACTGAAATCATGGCACCTACTGTAGCCACTGGCCTTAGCCCTACAACTGAAAACGTGGCTGTAGAGAGAAGTCGGAGGGAGGGGGTGACCAACACGGCCCCAGCCAGCAGCTCCCATGCTGCCCCTAGTCCTGGGCTCGGTGGCAAACATGGAGACGGAGACCAGGGTTTTGAGCCTGGGCTCCTCTACCTTGCTGGAGAGAGGCTTGTCTCATTCACTAGAGCTGTAGTCCTGCTGCTGCAGGTCCTGTTTATTCTACTGCTGCTGGTGGGGTCTATCTGTGTGCAGGCGATGCTTGAGGGCATTAAAAGAAGGCTGAGAGGAAGAATTCTAGTAGCTCCTCCTGCACCCAGAGGCGGCCTCCTCCAGGCATGGATGTCTGTCTGCAACTGGGCATCCAGGCTGTTTGCCCCTGTCGTGCTGCCCAGGACAGGCTCTTAA